One stretch of Arachis hypogaea cultivar Tifrunner chromosome 20, arahy.Tifrunner.gnm2.J5K5, whole genome shotgun sequence DNA includes these proteins:
- the LOC112784076 gene encoding sulfite exporter TauE/SafE family protein 5: MKTLSLAYLLLVFLTFSAFKFNPSNAKQTHPISDNNMLNTIDHLLDRIYQWRNEAQESQTFVSWLMVLAGVLCFIASSISSAGGIGGGGLFIPILTIVAGLDLKTASSLSAFMVTGGSIANVMCNLCRKSTKLGKKSLIDYDIALLSEPCMLLGVSVGVICNLVFPEWLITALFAVFLAWCTSKTCNCAMRFWRNESEEMRKKFGLAEKLEKGQPGNEIGTTEENKENEGSKSIEEPLLVPEVNSNERLPWLKLGVLFLVWFSFFSVYLLRGNKYGQSIIPMEPCGLEYWILSSVQVPLAVVFTAWIVFGKERLQDQQECPDLTKNSASHKLVFPLMAFLAGLLGGVFGIGGGMLISPFLLQVGVAPEVTAATCSFMVFFSSVMSALQYLLLGMEHIEIALILATISFIASLLGLLVVQKAIQKYGRTSLIVFSVGIVMSLSAVLMTSFGAIEVWKDYNSGKYMGFKLPC, encoded by the exons ATGAAGACTCTGAGTCTTGCATACTTATTATTAGTCTTCCTCACCTTCTCTGCCTTCAAATTCAATCCTTCCAATGCAAAACAAACACACCCCATTTCAGATAATAACATGCTCAATACTATTGACCACTTGCTAGATAGAATCTATCAATGGAGAAATGAAGCACAAGAATCACAAACATTTGTTTCATGGCTTATGGTTCTTGCAGGAGTGCTATGCTTCATAGCTTCTTCCATATCTAGTGCTGGTGGAATAGGTGGTGGTGGCCTTTTCATACCAATACTAACCATTGTGGCTGGCTTGGACCTTAAGACAGCTTCAAGTCTCTCTGCTTTCATGGTCACAGGAGGGTCAATAGCAAATGTTATGTGCAATCTATGCAGAAAAAGTACTAAGCTTGGGAAAAAGTCATTGATTGACTATGACATAGCTCTTTTGTCCGAACCATGTATGTTGCTGGGAGTGAGTGTGGGAGTTATCTGCAACCTTGTTTTCCCAGAATGGTTGATCACTGCACTTTTCGCCGTCTTTCTTGCTTGGTGTACCTCAAAGACTTGCAATTGCGCGATGCGGTTTTGGAGGAATGAGTCAGAAGAGATGAGGAAAAAGTTTGGCCTTGCTGAGAAACTTGAGAAGGGGCAGCCAGGAAATGAGATAGGCACCactgaagaaaacaaagaaaatgaagGGTCAAAGAGCATTGAAGAGCCTCTTCTTGTTCCTGAAGTCAACAGCAACGAGAGACTCCCTTGGTTGAAATTGGGGGTCTTGTTTTTGGTCTGGTTCTCCTTCTTTTCTGTCTATCTTCTTCGCGGCAACAAATATGGACAG AGCATCATTCCAATGGAGCCATGTGGATTAGAATACTGGATTCTGTCATCAGTTCAAGTACCACTTGCTGTGGTTTTCACAGCTTGGATTGTATTTGGGAAAGAGAGACTTCAAGACCAACAAGAG TGTCCAGACCTGACGAAAAATAGTGCTTCGCACAAacttgtttttccattgatggcgTTTCTGGCCGGGCTGTTGGGCGGCGTCTTTGGCATTGGTGGTGGAATGCTGATAAGTCCGTTTCTTCTTCAAGTCGGAGTAGCTCCTGAG GTAACAGCAGCAACATGTTCATTCATGGTTTTCTTCTCTTCAGTCATGTCAGCGTTGCAATATCTGCTGTTGGGGATGGAACATATAGAAATTGCCCTCATACTGGCTACAATAAGTTTTATTGCATCTCTTCTGGGGTTATTGGTGGTTCAGAAAGCAATTCAGAAGTATGGAAGGACCTCTTTGATTGTTTTCTCAGTTGGTATCGTGATGTCTTTAAGTGCTGTTCTAATgacaagctttggagccattgaGGTTTGGAAAGACTACAATTCAGGGAAATACATGGGGTTCAAACTACCCTGTTGA
- the LOC112783761 gene encoding uncharacterized protein: MLRKISCILYRHPIPVFGGFVQFQTKYITDEASMQEMFSMYIESRAQMSFIELYIEFEQSEADQNIVRQDYNSDSEEEFESNYEVADPNGDEDQADSTMALNVTDVANALANEVPFEEPSFIRVLDLEAMHALKFPEYMSAEVPFVADGEFAVGMEFNSREAVIKAMKEYAIRRSVDYRVYESESLTFYAKCTQYGEGCNWLIRVSMISRKYCWVIKRYNGSHTCTRATISQDHSKLDSNTIAEAIKPLVETDPSLKVKSVIAEVQSQFNYTISYRKTWLVKQK, encoded by the exons ATGTTAAGGAAaatatcatgtattttatacagACATCCCATACCAGTATTTGGTGgattcgttcaatttcaaaccaaatatataACCGACGAAGCGAgtatgcaagagatgttttcaatgtatattgaaagtcGTGCCCAAATGTCGTTCATCGAGCTGTACATTGAATTCGAACAATCTGAGGCCGACCAAAATATTGTACGGCAAGATTACAATAGTGACAGTGAGGAAGAGTTCGAAAGCAATTATGAAGTTGCTGATCCAaatggagatgaagatcaagctGACAGCACTATGGCTCTAAATGTGACAGACGTGGCAAATGCACTGGCAAACGAAGTGCCATTTGAGGAGCCATCTTTCATACGAGTGTTGGATTTGGAAGCTATGCATGCTTTGAAGTTTCCGGAATATATGAGCGCCG AAGTTCCTTTCGTTGCAGATGGTGAATTTGCTGTGGGGATGGAATTCAATTCAAGGGAAGCTGTTATTAAGGCGATGAAAGAGTATGCCATCCGAAGAAGTGTAGACTACCGGGTGTATGAGTCGGAATcgttgacattttatgccaaATGTACACAGTACGGGGAGGGGTGTAattggcttatcagggttagcatgatcagcagaaagtactgttgggttataaagaggtataatggtagtcacacttgtaccagagccaccatttctcaggatcattcgaagctggattcgaacacaattgcagaagcaataaagccgttGGTTGAGACTGATCCCTCGTTAAAGGTAAAATCAGTTATTGCAGAAGTACAATCGCAGTTCAACTACACCATCAGTTATCGAAAAACATGGTTGGTTAAGCAAAAGtag
- the LOC112784077 gene encoding transcription factor ILR3: MGSSENPNWVLDYAYLDDIHSLSDPSNFSWPPPPTSLSADLHQSLPNSHGPDQSASRKRLRSSGSKACREKMRRDRLNDRFLELGSILDPGRPPKTDKAAILSDAVQLVSQLRGEAQKLKESTENLQEKINELKAEKNELRDEKQRLKAEKDSLEKQLKALNTPPGFLHHPPTLPAVFPHAPGQVLGSKLVPFMGYPGVSMWQFLPPAAVDTSQDHVLRPPVA, translated from the exons ATGGGTTCATCGGAAAACCCCAATTGGGTTCTGGACTACGCATATCTCGATGACATTCACTCTCTTTCTGACCCTTCCAACTTCTCTTGGCCCCCTCCTCCAACCTCCCTAAG TGCCGACCTTCATCAATCGCTTCCCAATTCTCATGGACCCGATCAATCTGCCTCAAGAAAACG CTTGAGGTCATCTGGTTCAAAAGCGTGTAGAGAGAAAATGCGAAGGGATAGATTGAATGACAG atttttggaaCTTGGTTCCATTTTGGACCCCGGAAGGCCTCCCAAAACGGACAAGGCTGCTATACTGAGTGACGCGGTTCAACTGGTGTCGCAGCTGCGAGGGGAGGCTCAGAAGCTTAAAGAATCAACTGAGAATCTGCAGGAGAAAATCAATGAATTGAAG GCCGAGAAAAATGAGCTCCGTGACGAGAAGCAACGGCTAAAAGCAGAGAAAGATAGCCTTGAGAAGCAGCTCAAAGCCTTGAATACACCACCTGGTTTCCTGCACCATCCTCCTACACTTCCAGCTGTTTTCCCTCATGCACCAGGGCAAGTTCTTGGAAGCAAGCTGGTGCCTTTCATGGGCTACCCAGGAGTTTCCATGTGGCAGTTTTTACCACCTGCTGCTGTCGACACATCGCAGGACCATGTACTCCGGCCCCCGGTTGCATAA
- the LOC112783762 gene encoding thioredoxin-like protein CXXS1 encodes METAEEQKPRVVVIDSLQSWEFYVNQASTQNSPIVVHFTASWCMPSVAMNPFFEELASTYPDVLFLTVDVDEVMEVAKRMDVKAMPTFVVVKDGAPLEKVVGANPEEIKKRIDTFVQSIRDSVA; translated from the exons ATGGAAACTGCAGAGGAGCAGAAGCCGAGAGTTGTGGTGATTGATTCTTTGCAATCATGGGAATTCTATGTCAATCAGGCCTCTACCCAGAACTCCCCT ATTGTTGTGCACTTCACTGCTTCATGGTGCATGCCATCAGTGGCTATGAATCCTTTCTTTGAAGAATTGGCTTCAACTTATCCAGATGTTCTCTTTCTCACTGTTGATGTTGATGAAGTCATG GAAGTAGCAAAGAGGATGGATGTGAAGGCAATGCCAACATTCGTGGTGGTGAAGGACGGTGCTCCATTGGAGAAGGTGGTTGGTGCGAATCCGGAAGAGATAAAGAAAAGGATAGATACTTTTGTTCAGTCCATTCGTGACTCAGTAGCatag
- the LOC112784284 gene encoding putative 4-hydroxy-4-methyl-2-oxoglutarate aldolase 3, whose product MAALATAEICDTNATHITSGDLRVLHPVFQVYGQARGFSGPIVTLKVFEDNVIVRAMLETKGEGRVLVIDGGGSMRCALVGGNLGQLAQSNGWAGIVVNGCIRDVDEINACDIGVRALSSHPLKSNKKGTGDKHVPIYVGGAFIRDGEWLYADSDGIIVSKFELSV is encoded by the coding sequence ATGGCTGCTTTGGCAACGGCTGAAATCTGTGACACAAATGCAACACACATAACAAGTGGTGACTTGAGGGTGCTGCATCCAGTGTTCCAGGTGTACGGTCAAGCGAGGGGATTCTCAGGGCCAATTGTGACCCTAAAGGTGTTTGAAGACAATGTGATTGTGAGGGCAATGCTTGAGACAAAGGGAGAAGGGAGGGTTCTTGTGATTGATGGTGGAGGGAGCATGAGGTGTGCCCTTGTTGGAGGGAACCTTGGTCAACTTGCTCAGAGCAACGGTTGGGCTGGGATTGTGGTCAATGGTTGCATAAGGGATGTGGATGAGATCAATGCATGTGACATTGGTGTGAGAGCTTTGTCCTCTCATCCACTCAAGTCTAACAAGAAAGGAACTGGGGATAAACATGTCCCTATCTATGTTGGAGGTGCATTCATCCGTGATGGAGAGTGGTTGTATGCTGATAGCGACGGTATCATCGTATCCAAATTCGAGTTGTCCGTTTAA